Proteins encoded by one window of Tunturibacter psychrotolerans:
- a CDS encoding fumarylacetoacetate hydrolase family protein, whose product MRVVTFKQGNRPPLTGVLRAERVYDLSEYGFRSTLELIEGGADALKRIHSFASSMMSYALDEIHLLAPILRPPRIFAVGLNYREHAAESKMTVQAVPTVFMKLSSSVTGPDSEVILPKNSAKPDYEAELAVVIGKPGYRIAARDWEQHVFGYTILNDVSARDVQLATSQWTLGKSFPTFTPLGPAVVTRDELVDPHVLDIHLAIDGEVLQSSNTRDLIFRIPQLIEYISSLTPLEAGDIISTGTPQGVGLGRTPQRWLRDKEEMVITIAGLGELRNRTRAEV is encoded by the coding sequence ATGAGAGTAGTCACGTTCAAGCAGGGAAACAGACCCCCTCTGACAGGGGTGCTTAGAGCCGAAAGAGTCTATGATCTGTCGGAATATGGTTTCCGAAGCACGCTGGAGTTGATCGAGGGCGGCGCAGATGCACTCAAGCGTATCCACAGCTTCGCGAGTAGCATGATGTCATACGCACTCGACGAGATCCATCTGTTAGCTCCAATTCTGCGACCGCCTCGCATCTTTGCTGTTGGCCTGAACTACCGTGAGCATGCCGCTGAGTCGAAGATGACGGTTCAGGCGGTTCCGACGGTTTTTATGAAGCTCTCGTCGTCAGTGACCGGACCGGATAGCGAGGTGATCCTGCCGAAGAACTCTGCGAAGCCTGACTATGAGGCAGAGCTCGCTGTCGTGATTGGCAAGCCTGGATATCGGATTGCCGCGCGAGACTGGGAACAGCATGTCTTCGGCTATACCATTCTGAATGATGTCAGTGCCCGCGACGTGCAGCTTGCGACCTCGCAGTGGACGCTGGGAAAGAGCTTTCCTACCTTCACTCCGTTAGGACCTGCAGTGGTTACACGTGATGAGCTTGTCGATCCTCATGTGCTCGATATTCACCTTGCGATTGATGGTGAGGTGCTACAGAGCTCCAACACAAGAGATCTGATCTTCCGTATTCCTCAGCTCATTGAATACATCTCTTCGCTCACTCCACTCGAGGCCGGCGACATCATCAGCACAGGGACTCCGCAGGGAGTGGGGCTCGGACGCACTCCGCAGCGATGGCTGCGCGATAAAGAAGAGATGGTGATTACGATCGCAGGGCTAGGTGAGCTTCGTAACAGGACGCGCGCCGAGGTTTAA
- a CDS encoding SDR family NAD(P)-dependent oxidoreductase, with protein MAEAFGLTKKTALVTGGASGIGAATCRELDRAGAEVVVADLNFEAAKSLADQLKQGTALHIDVTDEVSVKAAAASLSKLDILVNNAGIGNVGTVADVSYQDFDRLMKVNVYSIFLVTQAMLPLILQAHGSIVNIGSVAGMVGVKQRFAYCASKGAVLAMTRQLAVDYPKELRVNAVAPGTVQTPFVEGYLEKYHSHEKEKIREQLVSRQPIGRLGTPEDVASLVRYLCSEEAGFINGAVVAIDGGWTAA; from the coding sequence GTGGCAGAAGCATTTGGTTTGACTAAGAAAACAGCGTTAGTGACTGGCGGAGCAAGTGGCATTGGAGCCGCAACCTGCCGTGAACTGGATCGTGCAGGGGCAGAGGTGGTAGTTGCAGATCTGAATTTTGAGGCCGCAAAGTCGCTTGCTGACCAATTGAAGCAGGGGACAGCACTGCACATTGATGTCACCGACGAGGTCAGCGTGAAAGCCGCTGCTGCCAGCTTGTCGAAGCTCGACATTCTGGTAAACAACGCCGGCATCGGTAATGTGGGAACTGTTGCAGATGTGAGCTACCAGGATTTCGACCGCTTGATGAAGGTGAATGTCTACTCCATCTTTCTGGTAACGCAGGCGATGTTGCCTCTAATTCTGCAAGCTCATGGGAGCATTGTGAATATCGGATCGGTCGCTGGAATGGTTGGGGTGAAGCAACGTTTTGCGTACTGCGCCAGCAAGGGAGCGGTGCTCGCAATGACGCGGCAGCTCGCAGTGGATTACCCGAAGGAACTGCGGGTGAATGCTGTCGCTCCGGGGACCGTGCAGACACCATTCGTCGAAGGTTATCTGGAGAAGTATCACTCACACGAAAAAGAGAAGATTCGCGAGCAACTCGTGTCTCGCCAACCGATTGGTCGCCTAGGCACTCCTGAGGATGTGGCGTCTTTGGTGCGCTATCTCTGTTCGGAAGAAGCCGGGTTTATCAACGGTGCCGTTGTTGCAATCGATGGAGGGTGGACAGCAGCATGA
- a CDS encoding enolase C-terminal domain-like protein: MNVSDPRITQVHTIDLRFPTSKYSIGSDAVNKDPDYSAAYCILETDGDLRGHGLTFTLGRGTELCVMAIEYLSRFVVGRRLSEITENFAAFSRQLLEDSQFRWLGPEKGVIHLAAAAVINAVWDLYSKVEGKPLWLLLADMMPAQIVSAIDFRYIDDALSPDEALEILCAAKQTMPDRLKLLRSDGYQAYTTSVGWFGFSDEKIRRLAQEALADGWTYFKLKVGGDPEDDLRRGRIVRETIGWENRLMIDANQKWGVEESIVRIRALQELQPWWMEEPTSPDDILGHARIRRETKPTRIATGEHCHNKVMFKQLMQAQAIDVCQIDSCRVAGVNENLAIILMAKKFGIPVCPHAGGVGLCEYVQHLSAFDFLYVSGTMHERVIEFVDHLHEHFVTPVDVRRGRYYMPETPGYSIEIKPDSLQTYAFPHGTYWSEELAGHLA, encoded by the coding sequence ATGAACGTTAGCGATCCTCGTATCACTCAGGTCCACACAATTGACCTTCGGTTTCCTACTTCGAAGTACAGTATCGGCTCCGATGCTGTCAATAAAGACCCAGACTACTCTGCTGCGTATTGCATTCTGGAGACGGACGGCGATCTTCGTGGACATGGCCTCACGTTCACGCTTGGCCGAGGAACAGAACTGTGTGTCATGGCGATCGAATATCTTTCGCGCTTCGTCGTTGGCCGTCGCCTGAGCGAGATTACAGAGAACTTCGCGGCATTTTCGCGTCAACTGCTCGAAGATAGCCAGTTCCGTTGGCTCGGACCAGAGAAGGGTGTTATTCATCTGGCTGCTGCTGCCGTGATTAATGCGGTGTGGGATCTTTATTCCAAGGTGGAAGGGAAGCCCCTTTGGCTACTGTTAGCCGATATGATGCCGGCGCAGATCGTGTCTGCGATTGACTTCCGTTATATCGACGATGCTCTTTCGCCAGATGAGGCACTCGAAATTCTTTGCGCTGCGAAGCAGACAATGCCGGATCGTTTGAAGTTGCTCCGCTCAGACGGCTATCAGGCATATACAACCTCCGTGGGATGGTTCGGGTTTAGTGATGAGAAGATTCGTCGGCTTGCACAAGAAGCGCTGGCTGACGGTTGGACATACTTCAAACTGAAAGTCGGAGGAGACCCAGAAGACGATCTTCGGCGTGGCCGCATTGTGCGAGAGACGATCGGTTGGGAGAACCGACTAATGATCGATGCGAATCAGAAGTGGGGAGTGGAAGAGTCCATCGTACGCATTCGTGCCTTGCAGGAGCTTCAACCGTGGTGGATGGAGGAACCGACCAGTCCGGACGATATTCTTGGGCACGCGCGGATCCGCCGGGAGACAAAGCCCACACGCATTGCGACTGGTGAGCATTGCCACAACAAGGTGATGTTCAAACAGTTGATGCAAGCGCAGGCGATTGATGTATGTCAGATCGATAGCTGCCGCGTGGCAGGCGTGAATGAGAACCTGGCGATCATTCTGATGGCCAAGAAGTTTGGCATTCCCGTGTGTCCACATGCGGGAGGTGTTGGGCTCTGCGAATATGTGCAGCACCTCTCAGCGTTCGACTTCCTATATGTTTCAGGAACGATGCACGAGCGGGTCATTGAATTTGTCGACCACTTGCACGAGCATTTTGTGACCCCGGTCGACGTAAGACGGGGACGATACTATATGCCGGAGACACCAGGCTATAGCATCGAGATCAAACCTGACTCGCTGCAGACGTATGCGTTTCCGCATGGAACCTATTGGTCAGAAGAGCTGGCTGGCCACTTGGCATAG
- a CDS encoding IclR family transcriptional regulator, giving the protein MASGKIAKTASKPSKNTYATPALEKGLDVIELLAHQPSGLSKSDISRHLNRTVSEIFRMLVCLEKRGYIAQSDGDRYALTLKLFSLVQEHPPTERLITEALPVIHRVTQQMNQSCHMGIIEGAQVTILAQANAPTPVGFYVKLGSTVDLMEAASGYVILSHLREDDLERALTEWKSITGKKVPEDLKKHLSRIRRQGHETQPSYLVRGVVNISCPIFDERSSAIGALTVPYIQYNESKVGLPETSKILKQACLEITYAIGGKPPAI; this is encoded by the coding sequence ATGGCATCTGGAAAAATCGCGAAGACTGCGTCTAAACCATCCAAAAATACTTATGCTACGCCTGCCCTGGAAAAGGGCCTGGATGTCATCGAACTGCTCGCACACCAGCCGAGTGGCCTAAGCAAAAGCGACATTTCACGCCATCTCAATCGCACCGTGTCTGAAATATTTCGCATGTTGGTGTGCCTGGAAAAGCGAGGATACATTGCACAAAGCGATGGAGATCGCTATGCGCTCACGTTAAAACTTTTCTCGCTGGTGCAAGAACATCCACCGACGGAGCGGTTGATCACCGAGGCTCTGCCGGTGATCCATCGTGTCACGCAACAAATGAATCAATCGTGTCACATGGGCATTATCGAAGGTGCCCAGGTGACGATTCTTGCGCAGGCGAATGCACCGACGCCTGTGGGGTTTTACGTCAAGCTCGGCTCGACGGTGGACTTGATGGAGGCGGCATCTGGTTACGTCATTCTTTCCCACCTCAGAGAAGATGATCTTGAACGCGCTCTGACTGAATGGAAGAGCATCACCGGCAAGAAGGTTCCCGAAGATCTCAAGAAACATCTTTCCCGGATTCGCCGGCAGGGGCATGAGACCCAACCGAGTTACTTGGTTCGCGGCGTCGTTAATATCAGCTGCCCGATCTTCGATGAGCGTTCCTCGGCAATCGGAGCTTTGACAGTTCCTTACATTCAATACAACGAGTCCAAAGTAGGGCTTCCCGAGACAAGTAAGATCCTGAAGCAGGCTTGCCTGGAGATTACTTATGCTATCGGCGGGAAACCTCCGGCGATTTGA
- a CDS encoding sodium:solute symporter family transporter has translation MPGYLIASLLIGWAARHRFRAANSYLNATRSLPSGIVALSYVAANCGAFEVIALSAVAAQYGVVAFHFYLIGAIPAILFSALRFLPLYRALSIRSMPQLLEMRYGPQMRLLNACVVASSLLLLAGVSLFAVAQFLEVVAGWSFITGAATTATVVLAYILLGGLRATIYNEILQLTVVLLGLVPIGFLSVRYLLVNTRTNHHVLGHLWMGLPTASVRSPFDVLGLTVGLGFVLGFGYWCTDFVLMQRAFTARTELAAQQVPLWSGFAKLFFALLVVCPGLVAARLFTQLGTTARYEQAIPLLMQSAYGPVMLSIGCTALAASLLSGVAANVAAFASIWTEDIYRTRLRPGRREEHYLFVSRCAIAFAATLAVFDSSITFYFSSIMEQVQLIFTIFGTPLWAIFLIGIVSPRITTRGAFAGFFAGMSASILHLILSVSGFLRYGTMMSASFHSAIYAFLTTCLVAVCVSVSVQSDCESGDGSARWTKLQSDHRVYRSTWVLATILMVLLLGLNWLLR, from the coding sequence TTGCCCGGATACCTCATAGCATCGCTTCTGATCGGATGGGCCGCGAGGCACAGATTTCGAGCGGCGAACTCTTATCTCAACGCGACTCGATCCCTGCCTTCGGGTATTGTCGCGCTCTCTTATGTCGCAGCTAACTGTGGAGCATTCGAGGTCATAGCGCTAAGCGCTGTGGCAGCGCAGTACGGGGTAGTAGCGTTTCACTTCTATCTGATTGGGGCGATCCCAGCGATCCTGTTTTCGGCACTCCGATTTCTGCCACTCTACCGTGCCCTTTCAATCCGGAGTATGCCGCAGCTTCTGGAGATGCGCTACGGGCCGCAGATGCGCCTCCTGAACGCTTGCGTTGTCGCCAGTTCCCTGCTCCTGCTCGCTGGCGTGTCGCTTTTCGCTGTCGCCCAATTTCTCGAGGTGGTCGCCGGCTGGAGCTTCATCACCGGAGCCGCCACCACTGCTACTGTCGTGCTGGCTTATATCCTATTAGGCGGACTCCGCGCGACGATCTACAACGAAATACTGCAGCTGACCGTTGTGCTTCTCGGGCTTGTCCCCATTGGCTTTCTAAGTGTTCGTTACCTGCTGGTCAATACCAGAACAAATCACCACGTACTTGGCCACCTATGGATGGGTCTGCCGACCGCGTCTGTGCGCAGCCCATTTGATGTTCTTGGGCTAACCGTGGGACTGGGATTCGTTCTCGGGTTCGGATACTGGTGTACCGATTTCGTGCTGATGCAACGCGCTTTCACTGCCCGCACCGAGTTGGCAGCACAACAAGTACCTCTGTGGAGCGGGTTTGCGAAGCTCTTCTTTGCCCTGCTCGTCGTTTGTCCGGGATTAGTTGCAGCCCGTCTCTTTACTCAACTGGGCACCACGGCAAGATACGAGCAGGCTATCCCGCTGCTCATGCAAAGCGCATACGGTCCCGTCATGCTGAGCATCGGATGTACGGCTCTTGCCGCCAGCCTCCTGTCAGGGGTCGCAGCTAACGTGGCGGCATTCGCTTCCATATGGACGGAGGACATCTATCGCACGCGGTTACGTCCGGGCCGTCGTGAAGAGCACTACCTGTTCGTCAGCCGGTGCGCAATTGCTTTTGCTGCCACTCTCGCAGTATTCGATTCCTCCATCACGTTCTACTTCAGCTCCATCATGGAGCAGGTGCAGCTGATCTTTACCATCTTCGGCACCCCGCTCTGGGCAATTTTTCTGATTGGCATCGTCTCTCCCCGCATCACAACCCGCGGCGCTTTCGCTGGCTTCTTTGCTGGAATGAGCGCCTCCATATTGCACCTGATCCTTTCTGTCTCAGGCTTTCTGCGCTATGGAACGATGATGAGCGCCAGCTTTCATTCCGCCATATACGCCTTCCTGACAACCTGCCTTGTCGCAGTTTGCGTCAGTGTATCTGTACAGTCGGATTGCGAATCTGGAGATGGTTCTGCGCGGTGGACAAAGTTGCAGTCAGATCACCGGGTGTATCGGTCCACGTGGGTACTCGCGACCATACTTATGGTCCTTTTGCTCGGACTCAACTGGCTTCTCCGCTAA
- a CDS encoding TonB-dependent receptor yields MVWLLLLLSLCGLAHAQVDQGAITGVVQDSSGAAIPNARVTLTSPETGLALQRQSNESGVYVFSPIKIGDYTLSASAPGFSTTKHENLHVDIQQRLNVDLKLQLGATSETVTVTTGAPLLETQEAAVGQVISTETINNTPLNGRNWVYIAQLTAGVAPPFGGTRGSGTGDFVANGQRAEQNNFVLDGVDNNTNLIDFLNGSSFVMRPPPDALAEFSIQTSNFSAEFGHSAGAVMNASIKSGTNAIHGDIWEYLRNTNLDSKDWDASTISPYHQNQFGGTIGLPFWKNHLFYFGDVEANRISIALPTTTTVPTALMRTGNFSELLNPSLNNQGVPVQLYAPNSGGATTLSCAGVNNALCPNQIDPVAQKIINLYPQPNLGVQGLTYNNYRVNLARTDNTVQWDQRLDWNISAKDQAYVRFSYAHEIKTNGLPLGPVLDGGGFGGANDTNLAENFMLSESHAFTSNLVNELRFGYNWIVSQYHQPNANDYSLAASLGLGGIPNNGPGLGGIPLGYFGYGPIQINQWGSVGTQDEAQNVYQILDNVTRTIGNHSLKAGVSFQSIRVFDRYAPNPIGQYYFNGQYTGKVGSSITTGAGPADFLLGQMNSASIANSPPINDSQWYNAAYLQDDWKVTPRLTLNLGIRYDHYEPYKENAGNQANFISTGNLGIGTGAGIYELPSRSRNQDLGAPFLAVLAKDHVALQYNDNDRLASGQSFNFAPRLGASFRTDEKTVVRAGFGLFYGGLQSQGNTNLGTNFPWANGANLPTPDCASGACPSLLSQGISLENGLVAATGVGLQNFVSFPGLHGIDPNIKTPYTINYSLTVERSITPNLAATVSYVANSSRHLSTYYDPNTIRGLFAPGVSTQQFQPFPDLSGIGTIHFGGDSNYNSLQTKLEKRTSHGLTFLATYTYAHSLDDTSDAGGLSTAIGDRNMALIPYNQEWTNSPYDIRHRFTLNGNYVLPFGKGRAFLNNSRLAEYTVGGWSTSVVFAVQTGTPFTVSPSISTANGGSARALLVGDPFKGGGTPNLANNPSLTSCPTEVKTRTNWYNPCAFVNPLPGNLITGSNVVTDYSSAVAFLGGRSNQIYGPGYSRVDMSLFKTFPTFREQALQFRVDAFNLLNHPTDGNPANTGIGPQAGQITGTKFFQNNTPDARFLQLSLKYAF; encoded by the coding sequence ATGGTTTGGCTGCTGCTTCTTCTATCCCTATGCGGTTTAGCACATGCCCAGGTGGATCAGGGAGCTATCACAGGTGTCGTGCAGGACTCTTCCGGTGCGGCCATCCCTAATGCGAGGGTTACGCTTACAAGCCCGGAAACAGGATTGGCGCTGCAACGCCAATCCAATGAGAGCGGTGTCTATGTTTTTTCTCCGATCAAAATCGGCGACTATACGTTGAGTGCCTCTGCTCCCGGGTTTTCGACCACGAAGCACGAGAACCTGCACGTCGACATTCAGCAGCGCCTGAACGTAGACCTGAAGCTACAACTGGGCGCGACAAGCGAGACGGTCACGGTGACGACTGGTGCCCCTCTCCTGGAGACGCAGGAAGCGGCAGTGGGCCAGGTCATCAGCACCGAGACGATCAACAACACGCCACTGAATGGCCGCAACTGGGTCTACATCGCGCAGTTGACGGCTGGCGTTGCCCCTCCGTTCGGAGGTACCCGCGGTAGTGGTACAGGCGACTTCGTTGCGAACGGCCAGCGCGCTGAGCAAAACAACTTTGTCCTGGATGGCGTCGACAATAACACCAATCTGATCGACTTCCTCAATGGTTCGAGCTTTGTAATGCGGCCGCCGCCGGATGCGCTCGCCGAGTTCAGCATTCAGACAAGCAACTTCAGCGCCGAGTTTGGTCACTCCGCCGGCGCCGTCATGAACGCCAGCATAAAGTCTGGAACAAACGCTATTCACGGCGATATATGGGAGTATCTCCGCAATACCAATCTCGATTCGAAGGACTGGGATGCAAGCACCATTTCGCCTTATCACCAGAACCAATTCGGCGGAACGATCGGTCTACCCTTCTGGAAGAATCACTTGTTCTACTTCGGCGACGTCGAGGCCAACCGAATCTCGATAGCTTTGCCCACCACGACCACGGTTCCAACAGCGTTGATGCGCACTGGCAACTTCTCTGAACTGCTAAACCCCAGCCTGAACAACCAGGGTGTTCCGGTTCAGCTCTATGCGCCGAACTCGGGCGGTGCGACGACGCTTTCCTGTGCAGGTGTCAACAATGCCCTTTGTCCCAACCAGATCGATCCTGTTGCGCAGAAAATCATTAACCTGTATCCACAGCCAAACCTCGGCGTACAGGGACTGACGTACAACAACTATCGCGTGAACCTCGCTCGGACGGATAACACGGTACAGTGGGATCAGCGACTGGACTGGAATATAAGCGCGAAGGATCAGGCCTACGTGCGTTTCAGCTACGCGCACGAGATCAAGACAAACGGTCTGCCTCTTGGTCCGGTACTGGATGGCGGCGGCTTCGGCGGTGCGAACGATACGAATCTGGCTGAGAACTTCATGCTTAGCGAATCCCATGCCTTCACATCAAACCTCGTCAACGAGTTGCGCTTTGGCTACAACTGGATTGTCTCGCAGTATCACCAACCCAACGCCAATGACTACTCTCTGGCGGCATCGCTTGGGCTGGGTGGCATTCCCAACAACGGTCCCGGGCTGGGTGGCATCCCACTAGGCTACTTCGGCTATGGCCCGATTCAGATCAACCAGTGGGGCTCTGTTGGGACACAGGACGAGGCCCAGAACGTCTATCAAATTCTGGACAACGTCACGCGTACTATTGGGAACCATTCTCTGAAGGCGGGCGTGTCGTTTCAATCGATTCGCGTCTTCGATCGCTACGCTCCAAACCCAATTGGCCAGTACTATTTCAACGGCCAGTACACGGGCAAGGTGGGAAGTTCCATCACGACGGGCGCAGGTCCGGCGGACTTTCTGCTTGGACAGATGAACTCCGCTAGCATTGCGAATAGCCCTCCCATCAATGATTCACAGTGGTACAACGCGGCCTATTTGCAGGATGACTGGAAGGTCACGCCGCGGCTGACGCTGAACCTTGGCATTCGGTATGACCACTATGAGCCATACAAGGAGAACGCCGGCAACCAGGCGAACTTTATCTCAACAGGCAACCTGGGCATCGGTACTGGAGCCGGCATCTATGAACTTCCCAGCCGATCACGCAATCAGGATCTCGGTGCACCGTTCCTCGCCGTGCTGGCCAAGGATCACGTCGCACTGCAGTACAACGATAATGATCGGTTGGCATCGGGACAAAGCTTTAACTTCGCACCACGTCTCGGTGCTTCGTTCCGCACTGATGAGAAGACCGTCGTCCGCGCTGGCTTCGGACTTTTCTACGGTGGCTTGCAGAGCCAGGGCAATACCAACCTGGGTACGAACTTCCCCTGGGCGAACGGAGCCAATCTCCCAACCCCGGACTGCGCTTCAGGTGCCTGCCCATCGCTGTTGTCGCAGGGCATCTCGCTGGAGAATGGTCTGGTAGCAGCTACCGGAGTTGGACTGCAGAACTTCGTGTCCTTTCCTGGTTTGCACGGTATCGACCCAAACATCAAAACGCCCTACACCATCAACTACAGCCTCACGGTCGAGCGTTCCATTACTCCGAACCTTGCGGCGACCGTCAGCTACGTCGCCAATTCGTCCAGGCACCTCTCGACTTACTACGATCCGAACACAATACGCGGTCTATTTGCTCCCGGAGTATCAACGCAGCAGTTCCAACCATTTCCGGACCTCAGTGGCATCGGAACGATCCACTTCGGCGGCGACAGCAACTACAACTCACTTCAGACCAAGCTGGAGAAGCGTACGTCGCATGGCCTGACGTTCCTCGCAACGTACACCTATGCGCACTCGCTCGATGACACAAGCGACGCGGGCGGACTCTCGACCGCAATCGGGGACCGCAACATGGCGCTAATTCCGTACAACCAGGAGTGGACGAACTCGCCGTATGACATTCGTCACCGCTTCACGTTGAACGGAAATTATGTATTGCCGTTCGGGAAGGGACGCGCGTTCCTGAACAACTCCCGTCTCGCCGAATATACCGTTGGAGGCTGGTCCACAAGTGTGGTCTTTGCGGTGCAAACAGGTACTCCTTTTACTGTTTCGCCGAGCATCTCCACTGCTAACGGTGGCAGCGCGCGTGCGTTGCTCGTTGGTGATCCGTTCAAGGGGGGAGGAACTCCAAACCTGGCCAATAATCCCAGCTTGACGTCTTGTCCGACAGAGGTCAAAACACGGACGAACTGGTATAACCCATGTGCCTTCGTAAACCCGTTGCCCGGAAACCTCATTACGGGTTCAAACGTAGTCACGGATTACTCGTCCGCTGTCGCCTTCCTTGGCGGTCGCTCGAACCAGATTTATGGCCCCGGCTATTCGCGGGTGGACATGTCGTTGTTCAAGACTTTCCCCACTTTCCGTGAACAAGCGTTGCAATTCCGCGTCGACGCCTTCAATCTGCTCAACCACCCAACAGATGGAAATCCTGCGAACACTGGTATCGGACCACAGGCCGGCCAGATCACGGGAACGAAGTTTTTCCAGAACAACACACCTGATGCTCGCTTTCTTCAGCTCTCGCTGAAGTACGCATTCTAG